The following are from one region of the Sorghum bicolor cultivar BTx623 chromosome 2, Sorghum_bicolor_NCBIv3, whole genome shotgun sequence genome:
- the LOC8059715 gene encoding putative cyclin-dependent kinase F-2 — MDPSAPFFPVPSSCSPAPQESDRAFLTASATATRKRPAPDGTDTAGGGAGKNKHKQARITLGSIGDYETQEAIGAGSFGVVVKARHRGTGEAVAIKCARKAAAPPNSSSNNSNNLRRILREAGCMAACRGHPSVVGIRDVVVDAATGTAFLVMELVAGGSLLRLQRTRSPARFSEGETRAFMRQLLRGAERMHGAGIIHRDIKPGNILVSAGTGALKICDLGLATPTPARPAEGTAAYPERRVGTLLYRSPEQLAGRRDYGPGVDVWALGCVMAELLTGRLMFDEETEDGMVARVTELGRALADRRLQAFDDWPTFHGGPHLSRGAREVLAGLLAVQPRDRLTAAAALQHPWFAEEEEKEKEEEELLVATCRSAGRAARSSTASVVTVVV, encoded by the coding sequence ATGGATCCGTCCGCGCCCTTCTTTCCCGTTCCCTCCTCCTGCTCCCCCGCGCCCCAAGAATCCGACCGGGCTTTCCTCACGGCGTCGGCGACCGCGACGCGCAAGCGCCCGGCGCCCGACGGCACGGACACGGCCGGCGGCGGTGCCGGTAAGAACAAGCACAAGCAGGCTCGGATCACGCTGGGGAGCATCGGCGACTACGAGACGCAGGAGGCGATCGGGGCGGGCAGCTTCGGCGTGGTGGTCAAGGCGCGGCACCGCGGCACGGGCGAGGCGGTGGCCATCAAGTGTGCCCGcaaggcggcggcgccgcccaatagcagcagcaacaacagcaaCAACCTCCGCCGCATCCTCCGCGAGGCCGGCTGCATGGCGGCGTGCCGCGGCCACCCGTCGGTCGTGGGCATCCGCGACGTGGTCGTGGACGCCGCCACCGGGACCGCGTTCCTCGTCATggagctcgtcgccggcggcaGCCTGCTGCGCCTGCAGAGGACGCGGTCCCCGGCGCGGTTCTCGGAGGGCGAGACCCGCGCGTTCATGCGGCAGCTCCTGCGCGGCGCGGAACGGATGCACGGCGCCGGGATCATCCACCGCGACATCAAGCCCGGCAACATCCTCGTGAGCGCCGGCACCGGCGCGCTCAAGATCTGCGACCTGGGGCTCGCCACGCCCACGCCGGCGAGGCCGGCCGAGGGGACGGCGGCGTACCCGGAGCGCCGCGTGGGCACGCTGCTTTACCGGTCGCCGGAGCAGCTGGCGGGCCGCCGGGACTACGGCCCCGGCGTCGACGTCTGGGCGCTCGGGTGCGTCATGGCCGAGCTCCTCACGGGCAGGCTCATGTTCGACGAGGAGACGGAGGACGGCATGGTCGCCAGGGTGACGGAACTGGGCCGCGCGCTCGCCGACAGGAGGCTGCAGGCGTTCGACGACTGGCCGACGTTCCATGGAGGGCCGCATCTGTCGCGGGGCGCGCGCGAGGTCCTCGCCGGCCTGCTCGCCGTACAGCCACGAGACAGGCTCACCGCCGCGGCCGCGCTCCAGCATCCGTGGTTCGCtgaggaagaagagaaggagaaggaggaggaggagcttcTTGTGGCCACCTGCCGCAGCGCAGGCAGAGCAGCTCGGAGTAGCACTGCTAGTGTAGTGACCGTCGTGGTCTGA
- the LOC8059716 gene encoding BTB/POZ domain-containing protein At5g41330 translates to MPPSSPRGGSQPNQSMASAAAVVSLNVGGELFQTTTATLSRAGASSPLASLAPSSPSAPHFLDGDPRLFTHLLSFLRHGRLLAPSPPSAALLAEARHFALDGALLASLSPASAFAPLSLRPSALLPLTGRAAPSAVALCPSPPHPASLVAAHGGVVTCFDAGLASRTSVLTPLPAVDSLVAVSPALALAGARDFPGVHLCRFSDDASAASADPDVLSWPGSPSAAVLSMATTTASGAPSPPWLFSSFESARRNSSAVVVFDLNSLSPVAEIGRKDVFGADIEAAIPATKLAWLGGHNLLLAAGSHSGPAGVVGDIRLWDVRASATVPVWEVREKEDCFADVAASDTLSAVFKVGAASSEVFMADLRRLGDGGGIGLEPWVCIGDGQKAAAAAASGRKERNGCRIECYCSWVFVTRGADVEVWSQVELASEAGGKQVMRRNWVGSELSTKTKIVSWAFGGSRMALARADKVSVEIWDSATAAICANP, encoded by the coding sequence ATGCCACCGTCGAGCCCAAGGGGCGGAAGTCAACCCAACCAATCCATGGCCTCCGCTGCTGCCGTCGTCTCCCTCAACGTCGGCGGCGAGCTCTTCCAGACCACCACCGCCACACTTTCCCGCGCCGGCGCCTCCTCCCCGCTCGCCTCCCTCGCCCCCTCCTCCCCCTCTGCCCCGCACTTCCTCGACGGCGACCCGCGCCTCTTCACCCACCTCCTCTCCTTCCTCCGCCACGGCCGCCTCCTCGCGCCGTCCCCTCCCTCAGCCGCGCTCCTCGCCGAGGCGCGCCACTTTGCGCTCGATGGCGCCCTCCTCGCCTCCCTCTCCCCGGCCTCCGCCTTCGCCCCGCTCTCGCTGCGCCCCTCCGCGCTCCTCCCGCTCACcggccgcgccgcgccctcAGCCGTGGCGCTGTGCCCCTCGCCGCCGCACCCGGCCTCCCTTGTCGCCGCACACGGCGGGGTCGTGACCTGCTTCGACGCCGGGCTCGCCTCCCGCACCAGCGTCCTCACGCCGCTCCCCGCCGTTGACTCTCTCGTCGCGGTGTCCcccgccctcgccctcgccggcGCCCGCGACTTCCCCGGGGTCCACCTCTGCCGGTTCTCCGACGACGCCTCCGCCGCCTCTGCTGATCCGGATGTGCTTTCGTGGCCGGGATCGCCCTCCGCTGCCGTGCTGTCGATGGCGACTACGACCGCGTCAGGAGCGCCGTCGCCGCCCTGGCTCTTCTCCAGCTTCGAGTCAGCGCGGCGGAACTCGAGCGCCGTGGTGGTGTTCGACCTCAATTCTTTGTCTCCTGTGGCGGAAATCGGGCGGAAGGATGTGTTCGGCGCGGACATCGAGGCTGCGATCCCAGCGACCAAGCTCGCCTGGCTTGGTGGGcacaacctcctcctcgccgctgGCTCTCACTCAGGGCCGGCCGGGGTGGTGGGGGACATACGGCTCTGGGATGTACGGGCGAGCGCCACGGTACCAGTGTGGGAGGTCAGGGAGAAGGAGGATTGCTTTGCTGATGTTGCAGCGTCTGACACACTGTCAGCGGTGTTCAAAGTGGGTGCCGCCTCCAGTGAGGTGTTCATGGCTGACCTGAGGAGGcttggtgatggtggtggcaTTGGATTGGAGCCATGGGTGTGCATTGGCGATGGACAGAAGGCGGCTGCAGCCGCAGCATCTGGAAGGAAAGAGAGGAATGGCTGTAGAATTGAGTGCTACTGCAGTTGGGTGTTTGTGACACGGGGCGCGGATGTCGAAGTGTGGAGTCAGGTGGAATTGGCATCGGAGGCCGGTGGGAAGCAGGTGATGAGGAGGAATTGGGTTGGCAGCGAACTATCCACAAAGACCAAGATTGTGAGCTGGGCTTTTGGTGGCAGCAGGATGGCATTGGCCAGAGCTGATAAGGTGTCTGTGGAGATATGGGATAGTGCTACAGCAGCAATTTGTGCAAACCCCTGA
- the LOC8059718 gene encoding uncharacterized protein LOC8059718 isoform X2 — protein sequence MVIVRRSRSPRLGRHVDNEGSYHTNVNSGPNPDDISRPESDFTSYQGFENSTLPVEGNIVLGECHDAMQSSAEMKCPLCRGSVSGWIPAGDVRQYLDNKLRTCSHDSCKFTGTYEQLREHARTAHVLTKPAHVDLSRKRTWDRLEREQEVGDVISAIRSQVPGAIIVGDYVIETRDDLSPDIDSGDESSEWYSDHLDSPDNRLDSPRVWPNEALGSPSIWSDERRNLARLPQINRVSPRLSLGSRRTLHSGWQGVRRSSTRSLLQRGFSNHYSGHRSSNYRGHRHMLLDRSYAGTRNSGTGRSLNPSVVPSRRQRLRYTHRSHY from the exons ATGGTGATAGTAAG ACGTTCACGGAGCCCAAGACTCGGAAGACATGTTGATAATGAAGGATCTTATCATACCAATGTAAACAGTGGTCCAAATCCAGATGACATATCTAGACCTGAATCTGATTTCACTAGCTATCAAGGATTTGAAAACTCAACCTTACCTGTTGAAGGAAATATTGTATTGGGGGAATGCCATGATGCCATGCAAAGTTCTGCTGAAATGAAGTGTCCTCTCTGTAGAGGATCTGTATCTGGCTGGATTCCTGCTGGAGATGTGAGACAGTATCTAGACAATAAGTTGAGAACTTGCTCTCATGATTCCTGCAAATTTACTGGAACCTATGAGCAACTGCGTGAACATGCAAGGACTGCACACGTGCTTACAAAGCCTGCTCATGTAGATCTGTCAAGAAAAAGAACTTGGGATCGCCTTGAGCGTGAGCAGGAGGTTGGCGATGTCATCAGTGCAATTAGGTCCCAGGTACCTGGGGCAATAATAGTTGGTGACTATGTTATTGAGACTCGAGATGACTTGTCCCCAGACATAGACTCCGGCGATGAAAGTAGTGAATGGTATTCAGACCATCTTGATTCACCAGATAATAGACTTGATTCCCCAAGGGTGTGGCCAAATGAAGCGCTAGGGTCACCTAGCATTTGGTCAGATGAAAGGCGTAATTTGGCAAGGCTGCCACAGATCAATAGAGTTTCACCCAGGCTTTCATTAGGCAGTAGGCGAACCTTGCATTCAGGTTGGCAGGGGGTTCGTCGGTCAAGCACACGGAGTCTGCTGCAACGGGGCTTCTCAAATCACTACTCTGGACACCGCAGCAGCAACTACCGTGGACATCGTCACATGCTTCTGGATAGGTCTTATGCTGGTACCCGAAATTCAGGTACTGGCAGGAGCCTAAATCCGTCGGTGGTGCCAAGCAGGCGGCAGCGGCTTCGGTACACGCACAGAAGTCACTACTGA
- the LOC8059718 gene encoding uncharacterized protein LOC8059718 isoform X1: MTSKKSNRSTVTSRTALHMEWDRISCPICMEQPHNAVLLICSSYKNGCRCYICNTSHRHSNCLDRFRKVNGDSKVRASHSTYSVLSNSNIRTVQPRAHYNMISRRSRSPRLGRHVDNEGSYHTNVNSGPNPDDISRPESDFTSYQGFENSTLPVEGNIVLGECHDAMQSSAEMKCPLCRGSVSGWIPAGDVRQYLDNKLRTCSHDSCKFTGTYEQLREHARTAHVLTKPAHVDLSRKRTWDRLEREQEVGDVISAIRSQVPGAIIVGDYVIETRDDLSPDIDSGDESSEWYSDHLDSPDNRLDSPRVWPNEALGSPSIWSDERRNLARLPQINRVSPRLSLGSRRTLHSGWQGVRRSSTRSLLQRGFSNHYSGHRSSNYRGHRHMLLDRSYAGTRNSGTGRSLNPSVVPSRRQRLRYTHRSHY, from the coding sequence ATGACAAGTAAGAAAAGTAACAGATCTACAGTCACATCACGCACTGCTCTGCATATGGAATGGGACAGGATTTCTTGCCCTATTTGTATGGAGCAACCCCACAATGCCGTTTTACTTATATGCAGTTCATACAAGAATGGCTGCAGATGTTACATTTGTAACACAAGCCATCGACACTCTAATTGCCTTGACCGGTTCAGAAAAGTGAATGGTGATAGTAAGGTCCGTGCTTCACACTCAACCTATTCGGTGCTTTCAAACTCCAATATCAGAACTGTCCAACCAAGAGCTCACTATAATATGATTTCCAGACGTTCACGGAGCCCAAGACTCGGAAGACATGTTGATAATGAAGGATCTTATCATACCAATGTAAACAGTGGTCCAAATCCAGATGACATATCTAGACCTGAATCTGATTTCACTAGCTATCAAGGATTTGAAAACTCAACCTTACCTGTTGAAGGAAATATTGTATTGGGGGAATGCCATGATGCCATGCAAAGTTCTGCTGAAATGAAGTGTCCTCTCTGTAGAGGATCTGTATCTGGCTGGATTCCTGCTGGAGATGTGAGACAGTATCTAGACAATAAGTTGAGAACTTGCTCTCATGATTCCTGCAAATTTACTGGAACCTATGAGCAACTGCGTGAACATGCAAGGACTGCACACGTGCTTACAAAGCCTGCTCATGTAGATCTGTCAAGAAAAAGAACTTGGGATCGCCTTGAGCGTGAGCAGGAGGTTGGCGATGTCATCAGTGCAATTAGGTCCCAGGTACCTGGGGCAATAATAGTTGGTGACTATGTTATTGAGACTCGAGATGACTTGTCCCCAGACATAGACTCCGGCGATGAAAGTAGTGAATGGTATTCAGACCATCTTGATTCACCAGATAATAGACTTGATTCCCCAAGGGTGTGGCCAAATGAAGCGCTAGGGTCACCTAGCATTTGGTCAGATGAAAGGCGTAATTTGGCAAGGCTGCCACAGATCAATAGAGTTTCACCCAGGCTTTCATTAGGCAGTAGGCGAACCTTGCATTCAGGTTGGCAGGGGGTTCGTCGGTCAAGCACACGGAGTCTGCTGCAACGGGGCTTCTCAAATCACTACTCTGGACACCGCAGCAGCAACTACCGTGGACATCGTCACATGCTTCTGGATAGGTCTTATGCTGGTACCCGAAATTCAGGTACTGGCAGGAGCCTAAATCCGTCGGTGGTGCCAAGCAGGCGGCAGCGGCTTCGGTACACGCACAGAAGTCACTACTGA